GAAAATCTGACAAGGTGTATGGTACATTAATGTTTGATTGTATCTTAGGATGGAGAAATCACGAGGTCGTGGAAAAAACAAATGTTTCTGGACAGAAGATGAGACGGAATTATTAATTGAGGTTCTTCAAGAAATGGCTTCTGATCCAATATGGAAAACAGTTACTGGttttaaaaacaattacatGGTTGAGTTGCATAGGAGAATGGTTAGCAAAGTGCCAACTTTTACAAAGCAAGTTTCACCTCATGTCGAGTCAAAAGTAAAATGGCTAAAGAACAAGTTTAATGCTATTTGTGACATGGTGAAGCAAAGAGGATGTCGATGGAACAATGTGAAGCAAAAGATCAAATGTGACAGAGAATGGTATATAAGTTATTGTAAGGTAAGTACTAAATAATTACTCCGTTCCTCCCAATATAATTGTCCTCTAATTTTTAACTGTTTCAAAATAATTGTCCACTTTGAAGAAAATACTTAGCTATACTCGACCAAATTCTCAAACTTTACTAgaattatagttattttagtagGGAAAGCTGTAAAAATGGTACGTTTTTTAAAGAGTATGTTATTCTTTTGGAACAGAGGcgtatattttttatatgtctATTTTGTTTGATGAGTTATGTGGGTTGTGATTTTGTGTTAAAATTTATCTGTAAAAGGTTCACAAAGAGGCAAAAGGATTATGGAATTTTGAATTCCCATACTTCAACCAACTTGAATTGGTGTATGGAAGGGATAGAGCCAATGGTGCAATTGTTGAAGCTAATGGTGATATTATCCCCAAGACTGAAGTTGCTATGATTGAAGGAAATGGTGATGCAAGTCACGATACGGAAGTTGAGCAGGATACTGAAAGTGAAGACGAGTGTATTGGTGAGTCGGATGATTcttcagatgatgatgaagaagaaaatggcATGCAACATATGTGGCAAACAACTCCACCACCTGGATTCATTTCAAGAAAAATGCCCATGCAACGAAATACAACACCGTATAAGGAATACGGGAtggcaaagaaaagaaaaataaacctATCATCACATGATATTGGGACACGGTTAGATGAAATAGAAAGTAATTTCCGTGCTTTTGCAGAAGGTTTTAATGCTAATTTTGCAGTTATGGCGAAAGCTATCGAAAATGCTATGACAAATGATAGCATCCGTCTAAAAGCGGAGTCagaaaaactgaaaaatgtGATTGCTGAGGTCATGAAACTTAACCTTTCAACCGATGATGTATTCAAGGCGGCTGAAATATTTGCTGCCAACAAAATTaagattgatatattttttagtattcCTGAGCAATTGCGAGTGTCTTACGTGATAAAAGCCTTTAATACTAATTTTGCAAATAAGGCAGATGATGCGGTAAAGGCTATTACAGAAGATAATATCCGCCAGAAAGCTGCATTAGGAAAACTGAAAGACTTGATTGCTGAGATGA
The sequence above is drawn from the Erigeron canadensis isolate Cc75 chromosome 4, C_canadensis_v1, whole genome shotgun sequence genome and encodes:
- the LOC122597807 gene encoding uncharacterized protein LOC122597807, whose protein sequence is MESDLHQTPAKTPISLMEKSRGRGKNKCFWTEDETELLIEVLQEMASDPIWKTVTGFKNNYMVELHRRMVSKVPTFTKQVSPHVESKVKWLKNKFNAICDMVKQRGCRWNNVKQKIKCDREWYISYCKVHKEAKGLWNFEFPYFNQLELVYGRDRANGAIVEANGDIIPKTEVAMIEGNGDASHDTEVEQDTESEDECIGESDDSSDDDEEENGMQHMWQTTPPPGFISRKMPMQRNTTPYKEYGMAKKRKINLSSHDIGTRLDEIESNFRAFAEGFNANFAVMAKAIENAMTNDSIRLKAESEKLKNVIAEVMKLNLSTDDVFKAAEIFAANKIKIDIFFSIPEQLRVSYVIKAFNTNFANKADDAVKAITEDNIRQKAALGKLKDLIAEMMKLDLSNDDILKAADIFAADKSKIDVYFSLPEQLRVSYVSRLIK